Below is a window of Ruegeria sp. THAF33 DNA.
GGCATCCCCCGCACATTGTCCAAATTGGGTGTGACCGAAGCTTCTATCCCAGAGCTTGTCGAAGGGGCGATCATCGATCCGTCATGCGGCGGCAACCCGATTGAGTTGACGAAAGACAACCTGACGCAGCTGTTCAAAGCAGCGCTGTAAGAAACCAAAGGGCCCGGCGAAACTTGCCGGGCCCTTCGCGTTCAGATCGCCAAGGTCAGATCAATGCCCGGTCAAAACCAGAGTGTTCACCGGCATCAGGATCAAACGCAGGCGCAGGCCCGCTGCATGCACCACGCCGATCGTGTCGACCACGTGCAGGAAGGCCGCCTCCCAAAAGCCCAGATCCTCGTGCTCCAACCGCTCGTGGTTGTCTGTGTAGACATTGGCCAGACAATTGCTGCCCGGCGGAATGTCATCGGCCATACCTTTGTACAGCGGCTCCATATAGACCAGAATCGAGCCCGGATTGTTGTTGGCCTGCACGTCCCGCAATTCGTCCGATGGGCGGATCTGGCCCGACGGGATGACATCCTGCACCTCGACCACCACGGTGGGGATCACGGTGAATGGCTTTGTCATGCAGCCCAATTCACCAATCATGCCCGGCTTGATCACCTGGGCAGAAAGCTGGCTGAAAGCAGCCTGAAAACGATCATGCCCTGTGTGCGATGGCACAAGAATGCCCGCGGGGCGCAACAACGGGCTTACGTAGTCACCGACCTGAAGACCGAACTGTTCGACCCGCCCTGTGACGCCTGCGGTGATCACCGTCTTGTCCAACTCGGTCTGCGCAGCATCCAGTTGCGCAATGGCACTGGCTAGCTGCGCGGGGATCAGTTCTTCGATCTGCTGCTCAACCGCGGCACGTTTGGATTCCGCTGCAAGAACCTGGGCCTCTCTCTCGGCGACAAGGTTTTCCAGCCTCTCAATCTCGGCAAGCCTTACGGCGCTTGAACCTTCGTCGCGCAAGGTCGTGTTGCGCTCAAGATCCTCCAGAGACTGCGCAAGGGCTGCATTGGCACCTGCAATTCCAGCTTCCGCCTCGGCCAAATCGGTTTCCGCAACCTTAAGCGAGGCCTGTACCTGTGCAATCTGCGCATTTGCCGCCTGAACTTGGGCAGTCTGGCTGAAATCCTCGATCCGGAAAATCGGTTGACCCGCAGTTACCAGTTCGTTGTTCTTGACGAAAACCTCGGAAACACGGCCGCCCAATTGCGGCAGAATGGTCACCGTCCGAAAATAGGATGCCGCAGTTTTGCTGGCCGGATGAAAGTAAAACAGCGTGGTGATCACGGTCAGCGCCAGAATGGCACAGGTGGTCAAACCCCAGCGCAGTTCGTACCACATGGTGAACAAGGTAATCTCGTGACCGATCCGCTTGCCCTGTACAAAACGGCGGAACAGATAGTCGGGCAGCACCGTTATCAGGGCGCAGAGCATGGTCTCGATCATTTGGATTGCTCCTGCGTATCGCTGTGTCCAGGATCTGGCGCAGCCGGCACCGTTGTTTCAGGCACTGGTTCCGGAACAGGTGACCGACCCAGAGAACGAATGGCATCGGCAATGTTTCGAAGCGGGGTGGCAAAATCCGGGAACTGGAACCCTGCGACCAATATAGCAGCAACCCAGAAAAGCCCATTATGTGTAAACAGCGCCAGCAGCGCCAGAATGCCCACCAACTGAAATTGCGGGTGATTGTTTTCGTGGGCCATTTTTTCGGGAACCGAATGCAGCGTCAGGTATCCGACACCGATCAGCACCACCAGAACGACGAAAAAAACGACCATGGCGGAGAAAAGGTAATCGCTTCCGTCAGCTGCGACAACATATCCTGGAATATGCCCTGTGGCCATTGGATGAAGGTCTGCTGCGGTCACCTTACCCTCCTGTATAATTTGATACTTCTTTGACGGGGTTGAAGCACAATTTCAAGGCTGCTTATAGTCCGGAAACCCAAACGCGTGGCGAACGAGGAGCTTTGGCGCCAGCATGAAACTCAAGGAACCTGTAGCGTCTCTGCTCAGGATGGATCGCAAGTCATGATTGATTTCCTGATAATCGGAGGCGGCATCGCCGGGCTGAGCGCCGGTGCGCGCCTGTCGCAGCACGGAACCGTGATGGTTCTGGAAGCGGAAGACGCCCTGGGCTATCACGCGTCGGGTCGGTCAGCGGCCTTGTTCGAAGAAAGCTATGGACCGCCTTCGGTCGTCGCACTGAACAAAGCGGGGGCTGCCTTTCTTCATACGCAGAATGGCGGTTACCTGACCCCGCGCGGATTGATGCTGGTCGGAGCAATTGACCAGCCCGACATGTTCGAAGCTGATTGCGCCGATCTGAACATGGTGAAAATACCGATGGATCAGGCGATATCGCGCGTTCCGATCCTGAATCCGGACAAGGTCGGGTTTGCAGCCACCAGCGAAGCGGCCTTTGACATCGATACGGATCGCCTGTTGCAGGATTTCGCCCGGACCATCCGGCAAAACGGGGGAACGGTTTCGACGAAAAGCAAAGTCACCGCCATTCGAAAAGAAAAACACTGGGCGGTTGAGGCCGGTGAGATCTTTGAAGCCCGCACTCTGATTAACGCAGCCGGGGCCTGGGTGGATGAGGTTGCACAGCTTGCAGGGCTGCCCGGTATCGGTATCACACCTCGCCGTCGGTCAATGGCGCGTCTTCCCGCCCCCGGAGGGCATGACGTTTCTGTCTGGCCGATGATGCTGGGCGCCGGCGAAACATGGTACACCAAACCGGATGCGGGCAAGCTGCTGGTCTCACCATCCGAAGCCGATCCGGTTCCGCCACAGGATGCTTATGCCGATGATATGGTGCTGGCAGAGGGTCTGGCACGGTATGAGGAGTTGATGACCGAACCTGTCACAAGGGTTGAAACAAATTGGGCGGGCTTGCGCAGTTTTGCCCCGGACGGGACCTTGGTGCTTGGGCGCGACCCACTGGACCCGTCGTTTGTCTGGTGTGGCGGTCAGGGCGGGTATGGATTTCAAACCTCACCGGCGGCCTCGCAACTGCTGTGCGATCTTGTTGTCGGAAACACACCCGAACTGGAACCTGACATCGTAGGCATGTTGACCCCTGACAGGCTGGAACGATGATCAAACGCAGCCTCCCCTCTTCTGCAAGCGTCGCCAATGCGTCTGAAGATGGCAAGCTGGTGGCCCCGGCAGCATCCCGGAACACCGACGCCCTGATTGCAGTGTTGCAAGAATGGGGCCCGTCCCAGGGCCAGGCATTGGAAATCGCAAGCGGGACTGGTCAGCATGTCAGGGTCTTTGCCGAAGTGCTTCCCGGGCTGACCTGGCAGCCTTCGGAAGTTGACCCTGAGCGGCGCGTGAGTATCGATGCCTATACCCGCAACCTACCAAATGTCGCGCCGGTCGCAGAACTGGATGCAGCGACATCAGGCTGGCACAGGCGGTTTTACGGCCATGATCTGATCGTTCTGATAAACTTGATTCACTTGATCAGTTGGCAGGAAACCAGAACCATCGTTTCAGAAGTCGCCCAATCCCTGTCACCAAAAGGGCGGTTCATCTTGTACGGTCCGTTCAAACGCTCGGGCCAACTCACCAGTGACGGGGATGCCCGCTTTCATAAGGCTTTGATCCAGCAAGACCCCGAAATCGGCTACAAAAACGACGCGGACATTCTGAACCTGTTCAAAAATGTCGGCCTGCTCGCGTTGGCACCGGTCGAAATGCCTGCCAACAATCTTGCGTTCATTGCCGAACGCCCTGAAGTCTGATCGAGATCAAAGTCAAACAGCCGCAACCCATTTCATATTCCAGTTGCTAGATATGAAGAAGGGTACTCAGCAATGGCATGGCAAGAAAAACTCTCGGCAACACGAAAGAGTTTGCGAAACCTGAACGGATCCATTCCCGATACGACACGCGCATTCGGAGCGCTTGGCAAAGCCGTCAAAGAGGGCGGGACGCTCGACTACAAGACCAAGGAATTCATTGCGTTGGGCATGTCAGTCACCCTGCGATGCGAACCCTGCATCACCCTGCACACCGAAGCTTTGATCAAGGCCGGTGCGACACGGGAAGAAGTGTCCGACGTGTTGGCCATGGCGATCCAGATGGGCGGCGGCCCAGCCATGATGTACGCGGCCAAGGCGCTGGAATGCTTCGACGAACTGTCTGGATGACAAAAAAGAAAAGACCCCGAAGGTTTTCGGGGCCTTTCTTCGATCAACCGTCCTTGCGGATGGTTTCGTTTTTCGGGTCGTAGGGGCTGTCGCAGGTCACGACCGCATCCCATAGCTTGTCCTGCATCTTGACCTTCAGCTTTGTGCCTTCGACTGCCAGCTCGGGTTTCACATAGCCCATGCCGATGGATTTCTCGAACACCACGGAATACCCGCCCGAGGTCAATCGACCCACGCGTTCACCTTCCGGTGTGTACAGTGCCTCGCGGCCCCATGGGTCGGCATCCTCCGGTCCGTCGATCAGCAGGGTACAGCATTTCACGCGCACGCCGGTCTCTTCCAGCTTGGCCTTGCCGTAAAAGTCTTTCGACAAATCGACAAAGCGCGGCAGGTCGGCCTCCAGCGGGGTCGCGTCGCGGCCCAGTTCGGTGCCAAAGGCGCGATAGGATTTCTCCTGACGCAGCCAGTTCTGGGCGCGGGCACCGACCAGCTTCATGCCGTGTTTCTCGCCAGCCTTTTCCAACAGGTCGAACAGGTAGTTCTGCATCTCGATCGGATGGTGCAGTTCCCAGCCCAGCTCGCCGGTATAGGCTACGCGGATCGCGTTGACCGGGCACATGCCAAGTTCGATCTGACGGGCCGACAGCCATGGGAAGCGCTTGTTGGACAGGGCGGTATCCGGATCGGCGTCTTTGATGACCTCTTTCAGAACGTCACGCGACTTGGGTCCGGCGATGGCAAACACGCCCCACTGGGTGGTCACGTCCTGGATCTCGATGTAACCGAACTCCTCCATCTTGTCCTCGGCCGCCTTGCGCAGATAGTCGGCGTCGTACTCGGTCCAGGCTCCGGCAGAGACGAGGTAATAGTTGTTCTCGCCATTGCGGACGATGGTGTATTCGGTGCGGGTGGTGCCGTGCGAGGTCAGCGCATAGGTCAGGTTGATACGACCGACCTTGGGCAGCTTGTTGCAGGTGAACCAATCCAGGAACTGGGTGGCACCGGGGCCTTTGACGACGTGCTTGGTGAAGGCAGACGCGTCGATCAGGCCAACGCCTTCGCGGATCGCCTTGGCTTCTTCGACAGCATATTGCCACCAGCCGCCACGACGGAACGAGCGGCTTTCCTTGTCGAAGTTCTCGGGCGCATCGACAGGGCCGAAATAGTTCGGACGTTCCCAGCCGTTGACCCAGCCGAACTGGGCACCGCGTGCTTTCTGGCGATCATAGGCCGGAACGGTCCGCAGCGGGCGGCAGGCTTCACGCTCTTCGTCCGGGTGGTGCAGGATGTAGACGTGCTCATAACACTCTTCGTTCTTGCGGGCCGCGAACTCGGTGGTCATCCAGTTGCTGGAATAGCGTTTGGGGTCCAGCGAGGCCATATCGATCTCGGCTTCGCCATCGACCATCATCTGCGCCAGATAGTAGCCCGTGCCGCCTGCCGCGGTGATGCCAAAGCTGAAACCTTCGGCCAGCCACATGTTGCGCAGGCCCGGCGCAGGGCCGACCAGCGGATTGCCGTCAGGCGTATAACAGATCGGGCCGTTGAAGTCGTCTTTCAGACCGGATTCAGCACAGGACGGCACGCGCTCGGCCATGGCCATGTACTGATCCGCGATCCGATCCAGATCCAGCGGGAACAGATCCGCGCGGAAGCTGTCCGGCACACCGTGTTCAAACCGCGCGGGGGCGCCATGTTCATAGATACCCAGGATCCAGCCGCCGCGTTCTTCACGGGCATAGGATTCGTTGTCGGCGTCGCGCACGACGGGGTGTTCCGGGTTACCTGCTTCGCGCCATTTGACCAGTTCAGGGTCCTTGTCCATGACGATAAACGTGTGTTCGACCGGGATCGCAGGCATCTTGATGCCCAGCATCTTGGCGGTGCGCTGTGCGTGGTTGCCCGATGCAGTGACAACATGTTCGGCAGTGATCACAACCTTTTCGTCGCTTTCGACAAGGTTGCCGCCTTTTTCCACCATCTTGGTGCAAGTGACTTCCCAATGGGTGCCGTTCCAGTGGAAGGCATCCGCCTGCATCTTGCGCACGATCTCGACGCCACGCTGACGGGCCCCCTTGGCCATCGCCTGCGTCACGTCCGCAGGGTTAATATACCCGTCTTCGGTATGGTAGATCGCGCCCTTCAGATCCGATGTCTCGATCAGCGGCCAGCGTTCCTTGATCTGCTCGGGGGTCAGCCACTCATAGGCAACATCGCAGGTTTCGGCGGTAGAGGCGTAGAGCATGTACTCGTCCATGCGCTCCTGCGTCTGTGCCATGCGCAGGTTGCCGACGACGGCAAAGCCCGCGTTCAGCCCGGTTTCTTCTTCCAGCGTCTTGTAGAAGTCGACCGAGTATTTGTGGATGTGCGTTGTCGCATAGGACATGTTGAACAATGGCAGCAGACCAGCCGCGTGCCAGGTGGACCCGGACGTCAGCTCGTCCCGTTCGATCAACATCACATCATTCCAGCCCGCTTTGGCCAGATGATAGGCAATCGAGGTCCCAACGGCGCCGCCGCCAACGACCAGTGCTTTGACTTGGGTTTTCATAACCGGGCGTCTCCCCTTGAAATCAGTTGACACCATATGGCGCACTTGAGAGGGATCGCGCGACATTCATCCGACCAGTGATATGAAAAAAACGACCCGATCATCGAATGCGGGTCGCAGATCGGACATGAAACCCGTGATCTCAACCGCTGGAGCGACAGCGCTTGCTTGTCCCGATCGTGGTGCAGACAAGTTTCCGAACTTCCTCTGACGGTGTCTTGGCCGCGGGTTCCTCGGGCTGTGAAGGTTGGGCATCAGCTTCAAGCCGACTTTCCGAAATCCCGACACGCGCGGATACCGAGGCAACATAAGCTTTGAAGCCCAGCCCGTTTTCGGATGCCTTGGCCTGCTGATAATAGTCCAGCCCAACAATGGCGACCCCGCAGATCGCTGCAAACCCTGCCAGATATTTTGCGCTCATCTCGACCACCTGTTCCTAACCGAGTCGGTGAGACCAGAACATGTGGACGATTTGAAGGCGCAATGCGGGCCAGAACGCGAAAACCGCTAGGATTGGCCCGCCAAAACCTTGCCGGGATTCATGATGTTCTCGGGGTCCAAAGCAGCCTTGATTGCGGCCATATACTGCGTGGCGGCGCCCAGTTCCTTGATAAGGTATGGCCGTTTGCCCTGACCGATTCCGTGTTCACCTGTACAGGTGCCTTCCATTGAAATTGCCAAGTCGTTCAACCATCCGACAAACTCTTCGGCTTTGGCAACTTCTTCGGTGTTCTGCATGTCGATCAAAATAAGCGTGTGAAAGTTCCCATCCCCCACATGCCCCACAATTGGCGCGAGCAAGCCAAGATCAGCTGCCTTCTGCTGAGTGCCGGTCACACATTCCGCCAGGCGCGAGATCGGCACGCAGACATCCGTTGAAATACCACGCGCGCCGGGGCGCAGTTGCAGACATGCCCAATACATATCATGGCGCGCCTGCCAAAGCTTGTTCCGTTCCTCGGTGGTCGAGGTCGCAGCAAAATCCGTACCGCCGAACTCCTCGGCGATCTGACCAAAGGTTTCAGCCTGTTCCGCCGCACCGCTTTCAGAGCCATGGAATTCAAGCAGCAGCAACGGCGTTTCCGGAAGACTCAGCCCGGAATAGGCGTTTGCCGCCTGAACCGACATTTCATCCAGCAACTCTATTCGGGCGACCGGAATGCCATACTGAATGGTCATCATCACCGCGCGGCAGGCGGCATCGACCGAAGGAAAGGAACACCTGGCCGAGCTGATCGCTTCGGGGATGCCCTGCAAGCGCAGAGTCAGCTCGGTGATGATACCCAACGTGCCTTCCGCCCCAATCAGAAGGCGTGCCAGATCATACCCGGCCGATGACTTCTTGGCCCGGTGACCGGTACGGATGATCTGGCCGTCCGGCATGACCGCCTCGAGGCTGAGAACGTTGTCCCGCATCGTTCCGTATCGCACCGCATTGGTGCCCGACGCGCGGGTCGCGGCCATGCCGCCCAGCGACGCATTCGCCCCCGGGTCAATCGGAAAGAACAAACCCTGATCCCGCAAATGAGTGTTCAGCGCCTCGCGCGTGACGCCGGGCTGCACGACACAATCCAGATCTTCGGCGTGGACAGCCAGCACCTTGTCCATCTGCATCAGATCGACCGAGATCCCCCCTGCTGGCGCATTCACATGCCCTTCCAGCGACGTTCCCGTGCCAAAGGGAATCACCGGCACCCGGTGCGCGGCACAGGTTTTGACGATTTCCGACACGTCCTGCGTAGTATGCGGGAAAACCACAGCATCCGGGCTCTGGTTTTCGATCCAGGTGGTGGTGTGCCCGTGCTGTTCACGAATCGCGGCACCCGTTTGCAACCTGTCGCCAAAACGTTGTTTCAGAACGCCTATGACGGTTTCGATACCTGTTTCATTCCGAGGCAAAGCGGTCGCTTGCACCATCGTCATCCTCCCCTGTCCCGGCACGTTGCGGGCCGTTCAGTCCATGACTAAAGGGCTCGTCAAGTGCGGGCAATCCCCACAAATACCAAGGCCCTATTCGCCCAGCGCAATACCTTCGCGACGGGGGTCGGCACCACCGCTCAGCCCGTCGCCGATTTCGATGGCGTGAAGGCCAGATGTCAGGTCACGCGGGTTTACTTCGAACCCAAACTGGGTCAGCCCGTCGGAAAAGCCTTCGGCAGATGTGCCGGCCTCGACATCATATGTTCCGAAACGATTGACAAGATGCGGCAGCGACACAGCTTGCTGCACATCCATACCCCAGTCGGCCCATGCGATAATCGATTTGGCCACATAGCCGATGATCCGACTGCCACCCGGCGAGCCAATCGCCAGAACCGGCGCGTCATCCTGCATCACGATGGTCGGGCTCATGGACGAACGCGGGCGTTTTCCGGGCTCCAGCCGGTTGGCGATCGGCACACCATCGCTGTGGGTCTTGAACGAAAAATCCGTCAGTTCGTTGTTCAGAAGGAACCCGTTCGTCATCAGGCGTGAGCCAAAGCCGTTTTCGATGGTCGTGGTCATCGACAGCACGTTGCCATAGCTGTCTACAATCGAGATATGCGAGGTCGAAGGCAGCTCAAGCGACACATCATCCGCCCAGTTCAGCGCGTGGTCGAATTCCGGCTGACCGGGCCCGACATCTGCCAACGCGCCTTCGTTGTTCAGCAATTCCGCTCGTTGCGACAGGTAGGCCGGATCAACCAGCCCTTTGGTCGGCATGGGCACGAAATCGTTGTCAGCCATGTACCGGCCGCGGTCCGCAAAGGCGAGGCGCGAAGCGTCTCCGATCAACCGCCAGGCCTCGGCGCTTTCCGGCCCCATGGCCGCCAGATCATAGCCGTTCAGCATCCCCAGAATTTGCCCCACGGTCAGCGCACCCGACGACGGCGGGCCCATGCCGCAGACTTCATAGGCGCGGTATTCCGCGCAAACCGGTTCGCGCTCGATCACCTGATACAGCGCAAGATCCGCACCGGACAGAACACCGGGATTGCCCGGAGCATTGCGAACCGTGCGCACGATGTCTGCCGCAATCTCACCGCCGTAGAATCCAGCCGCCCCGTCACTGGCCAGCACACGCAGAGTTTCGGCATAAGCTGGGTTCATCAGGCGCTGCCCCTGTTGCAGCGGCGCGCCCCCCGGCAGGAAATATTCAGCGGTTTCCGGGAAGCGCGACAGGCGCGCGGCATCGTTTTCAACAAGGCTGGCCAGACGCGGGGACACCAGGAACCCTTCATCCGCTAACCGGATTCCATCGGCAAACAATCCGGGCCACGAGGAACGCCCCCAGCGGCGATGCGCCTCTTCCAGCAAGGCAGGTGTGCCCGGCGTCCCCACGGACAGCCCACCGACAACCGCATCGAAGAATTTCAGCGGCTCACCGTTTTCGTCCTGAAACAGGGTCGGCGTGGCCGCCAGCGGCGCCGTTTCTCGCCCGTCCAGAGTTGTCATCTGACCGGTCGCAGCATCGTACCAGACCAGAAACGCACCGCCGCCCAAGCCCGAGGATTGCGGTTCGACCAGGCCCAGCACGACCTGCACCGCAACCATGGCGTCTGCGGCAGACCCACCTGCGCGCAATACTCTGGCGCCGGCTTCCACCGCCAGCGGGTTGGCCGCGGCGACCATCCAGTTCTGGGACGTGACCGGAACGCCATCCAGTTTGGCCTCAAGCGCCGCGATGACCTCGTCGGTCATGGCCTGTACCTGCCCTTCCGTGGCCGTTTCGGGGGCAACGGCATCGGCCGCTTCCTGAGCGACCCCCGGAGCAGCAAAACAAAATGCAGAAAACAGTAGAACTGAAACACGTCTCATTTGATCAAAGCCTCCAATACATCCCTGACTATCAAAATTGCGCGCCGAACACGCTCTGAACAAGTCCAAGCTGCACGCCATCAACACATGGCCGACGTCCGCAGCACGCGTTAAGGCTTTGCGTCGCCTACCAATCGATCCTGATCATAGTGGGTCATACCGCGGAACTCGGGCAACCACGCTTCACGCCGGGAGACCCAGCTTTCATATGTTGGCGTCAACTGATCTGGCGCATCAAGGCATCCCAGATGCACCTCCACTTCGGTTCCGCTGCGCGCAAAGACTGGAGAGCCGCAGCCGGGGCAAAAATACCTGTCAGCATAACCACGCGCTTCGCCGGAAACCTCTATTCTGTCGTCCGGGAAAACGGCCGCCGCATAGAACACCGCGCCATGATGCTTGCGGCAGTCCAGACAGTGACAGATTCCGACCCGCAATGGACGACCCGAAGCCCTGATGCGCAGATTTCCACAACGGCACCCTCCTTCATAGACGTCCATTCCTGCTCCTTTCCAGAGCGCTAGAGCATTGCCGGCACAACCTGATCCGGCGGGCGGTGGCCGTCTTCGAAGGTCTTGATGTTGATGATGACCTTCTCGCCCATCTCCACCCGGCCCTCGAGCGTGGCTGATCCCATATGAGGCAACAGAACCACATTGGGCAGCTGCCGCAGGCGCGGGTTCACGTCAGTGCCCTGTTCGTAGACATCCAGCCCCGCCCCAGCAATTTCACCTGCGCGGATCATCCGGGTCAGTGCGTTTTCGTCCACGACTTCACCACGTGACGTGTTGACGATCACCGCCGAGGGTTTCATCAGTTTCAGACGACGTGCGTTCATCAGATGGAAGGTCGACGGCGTTGAGGGGCAATTGACCGAGATCACATCCATCCGCGCGACCATCTGATCCAGGCTTTCCCAATAGGTTGCCTCCAGCTCCTGCTCGGTCTCGGGGCGCAGCCTTCGGCGGTTGTGATAATGAACCTGCATTCCAAACGCTTTCGCACGCCGCGCCACCGCCTGCCCGATCCGGCCCATGCCCAGAATGCCCAGACGACGACCACCGATACGACCTCCCAGAAAGGCGGTGGGCGCCCAGCCGGACCAATCTCCCTGCTGCATCACGCTCAGACCTTCGGGAATGCGTCTGGTGACGGCCAGAATCAGGGCCATGGTCATGTCGGCGGTGTCATCGGTCAGAACCCCCGGCGTGTTCGACACCAGAATTCCACGCTGGCGCGCGGTGGACACGTCAATATTGTCGACACCGGCACCATAATTGGCGATGAGCTTCAGCCTTTCGCCCGCCTGACCCAGCAGACCGCCATCAATCGCATCGGTTACCGTAGGCACCAGGACATCAGCGTCCTGCACTGCGGCCACCAGTTCCTCGCGCGTCATCGGAGTGTCATCGTCGCGCAAGCGCACATCAAACAACTCGCTCAAACGTGTTTCGACCGCTTCGGGCAACCGTCGCGTAACGACAACACTCAAACGTTCTCTTGGCACCTCGGCCCTCCCACTGCTTTGCAAACGGACGCGCGCCATGGCATCGTGGCGCAGGATAAGGCGGGGCACAAGAACCCCTTTGGCATTGAGTCGACCTTTTTTCGGAACCGGATCAACAGGCATAAGAGCAGGCAGTCAGTGAGTGGTATTCGACCGGTAAATCGCCGCTTTCTGGCGGCACTATCCGTATTTCTGATCATGTTAGGTGCATGGGCTGCTCATGCCGACGTGAAACGAGGATCCGTCACCAACCTCCCCCTGCCCCGTTATGTCTCGATGAAAGCAGCAGAAGGCAACGTGCGACGCGGACCTTCTTTGACACATCGAATCGACTGGGTGTTCAAACGGCGCGGAATGCCGCTTCAAGTCACTGCCGAATACGGCAACTGGCGACGGGTTCAGGACCGCGACGGCGCTGGAGGCTGGGTTCACTACGCCCTGTTGTCGGGTGTTCGGACAGTACTGATTGAATCCGAAATGCTGCCTGTCTATGCCCGACCCGATCCGACCTCCCCCGTGAATGCGCATTTCGAATCCGGGGTTGTGGCCCGACTGGGAACCTGTTCGTTGGACTGGTG
It encodes the following:
- a CDS encoding FAD-binding oxidoreductase, whose amino-acid sequence is MIDFLIIGGGIAGLSAGARLSQHGTVMVLEAEDALGYHASGRSAALFEESYGPPSVVALNKAGAAFLHTQNGGYLTPRGLMLVGAIDQPDMFEADCADLNMVKIPMDQAISRVPILNPDKVGFAATSEAAFDIDTDRLLQDFARTIRQNGGTVSTKSKVTAIRKEKHWAVEAGEIFEARTLINAAGAWVDEVAQLAGLPGIGITPRRRSMARLPAPGGHDVSVWPMMLGAGETWYTKPDAGKLLVSPSEADPVPPQDAYADDMVLAEGLARYEELMTEPVTRVETNWAGLRSFAPDGTLVLGRDPLDPSFVWCGGQGGYGFQTSPAASQLLCDLVVGNTPELEPDIVGMLTPDRLER
- a CDS encoding carboxymuconolactone decarboxylase family protein, producing MAWQEKLSATRKSLRNLNGSIPDTTRAFGALGKAVKEGGTLDYKTKEFIALGMSVTLRCEPCITLHTEALIKAGATREEVSDVLAMAIQMGGGPAMMYAAKALECFDELSG
- a CDS encoding DUF938 domain-containing protein — its product is MIKRSLPSSASVANASEDGKLVAPAASRNTDALIAVLQEWGPSQGQALEIASGTGQHVRVFAEVLPGLTWQPSEVDPERRVSIDAYTRNLPNVAPVAELDAATSGWHRRFYGHDLIVLINLIHLISWQETRTIVSEVAQSLSPKGRFILYGPFKRSGQLTSDGDARFHKALIQQDPEIGYKNDADILNLFKNVGLLALAPVEMPANNLAFIAERPEV
- a CDS encoding HlyD family secretion protein, producing MIETMLCALITVLPDYLFRRFVQGKRIGHEITLFTMWYELRWGLTTCAILALTVITTLFYFHPASKTAASYFRTVTILPQLGGRVSEVFVKNNELVTAGQPIFRIEDFSQTAQVQAANAQIAQVQASLKVAETDLAEAEAGIAGANAALAQSLEDLERNTTLRDEGSSAVRLAEIERLENLVAEREAQVLAAESKRAAVEQQIEELIPAQLASAIAQLDAAQTELDKTVITAGVTGRVEQFGLQVGDYVSPLLRPAGILVPSHTGHDRFQAAFSQLSAQVIKPGMIGELGCMTKPFTVIPTVVVEVQDVIPSGQIRPSDELRDVQANNNPGSILVYMEPLYKGMADDIPPGSNCLANVYTDNHERLEHEDLGFWEAAFLHVVDTIGVVHAAGLRLRLILMPVNTLVLTGH
- a CDS encoding FAD-binding oxidoreductase — translated: MVQATALPRNETGIETVIGVLKQRFGDRLQTGAAIREQHGHTTTWIENQSPDAVVFPHTTQDVSEIVKTCAAHRVPVIPFGTGTSLEGHVNAPAGGISVDLMQMDKVLAVHAEDLDCVVQPGVTREALNTHLRDQGLFFPIDPGANASLGGMAATRASGTNAVRYGTMRDNVLSLEAVMPDGQIIRTGHRAKKSSAGYDLARLLIGAEGTLGIITELTLRLQGIPEAISSARCSFPSVDAACRAVMMTIQYGIPVARIELLDEMSVQAANAYSGLSLPETPLLLLEFHGSESGAAEQAETFGQIAEEFGGTDFAATSTTEERNKLWQARHDMYWACLQLRPGARGISTDVCVPISRLAECVTGTQQKAADLGLLAPIVGHVGDGNFHTLILIDMQNTEEVAKAEEFVGWLNDLAISMEGTCTGEHGIGQGKRPYLIKELGAATQYMAAIKAALDPENIMNPGKVLAGQS
- the ggt gene encoding gamma-glutamyltransferase, encoding MRRVSVLLFSAFCFAAPGVAQEAADAVAPETATEGQVQAMTDEVIAALEAKLDGVPVTSQNWMVAAANPLAVEAGARVLRAGGSAADAMVAVQVVLGLVEPQSSGLGGGAFLVWYDAATGQMTTLDGRETAPLAATPTLFQDENGEPLKFFDAVVGGLSVGTPGTPALLEEAHRRWGRSSWPGLFADGIRLADEGFLVSPRLASLVENDAARLSRFPETAEYFLPGGAPLQQGQRLMNPAYAETLRVLASDGAAGFYGGEIAADIVRTVRNAPGNPGVLSGADLALYQVIEREPVCAEYRAYEVCGMGPPSSGALTVGQILGMLNGYDLAAMGPESAEAWRLIGDASRLAFADRGRYMADNDFVPMPTKGLVDPAYLSQRAELLNNEGALADVGPGQPEFDHALNWADDVSLELPSTSHISIVDSYGNVLSMTTTIENGFGSRLMTNGFLLNNELTDFSFKTHSDGVPIANRLEPGKRPRSSMSPTIVMQDDAPVLAIGSPGGSRIIGYVAKSIIAWADWGMDVQQAVSLPHLVNRFGTYDVEAGTSAEGFSDGLTQFGFEVNPRDLTSGLHAIEIGDGLSGGADPRREGIALGE
- a CDS encoding FAD-dependent oxidoreductase, with translation MKTQVKALVVGGGAVGTSIAYHLAKAGWNDVMLIERDELTSGSTWHAAGLLPLFNMSYATTHIHKYSVDFYKTLEEETGLNAGFAVVGNLRMAQTQERMDEYMLYASTAETCDVAYEWLTPEQIKERWPLIETSDLKGAIYHTEDGYINPADVTQAMAKGARQRGVEIVRKMQADAFHWNGTHWEVTCTKMVEKGGNLVESDEKVVITAEHVVTASGNHAQRTAKMLGIKMPAIPVEHTFIVMDKDPELVKWREAGNPEHPVVRDADNESYAREERGGWILGIYEHGAPARFEHGVPDSFRADLFPLDLDRIADQYMAMAERVPSCAESGLKDDFNGPICYTPDGNPLVGPAPGLRNMWLAEGFSFGITAAGGTGYYLAQMMVDGEAEIDMASLDPKRYSSNWMTTEFAARKNEECYEHVYILHHPDEEREACRPLRTVPAYDRQKARGAQFGWVNGWERPNYFGPVDAPENFDKESRSFRRGGWWQYAVEEAKAIREGVGLIDASAFTKHVVKGPGATQFLDWFTCNKLPKVGRINLTYALTSHGTTRTEYTIVRNGENNYYLVSAGAWTEYDADYLRKAAEDKMEEFGYIEIQDVTTQWGVFAIAGPKSRDVLKEVIKDADPDTALSNKRFPWLSARQIELGMCPVNAIRVAYTGELGWELHHPIEMQNYLFDLLEKAGEKHGMKLVGARAQNWLRQEKSYRAFGTELGRDATPLEADLPRFVDLSKDFYGKAKLEETGVRVKCCTLLIDGPEDADPWGREALYTPEGERVGRLTSGGYSVVFEKSIGMGYVKPELAVEGTKLKVKMQDKLWDAVVTCDSPYDPKNETIRKDG